Part of the Acidobacteriota bacterium genome, CGGGCGACATTCCGCCGCCAGGATTCCTCGCGCGAAACCTGGATGTAGAGGATGGCGGCCGGCTCGAGAATCCGCCGATCCAGCGTGGCGAGCGCCTTTCCAAAGCCGTCGCGGCCTCCTCGCGAGAACTCGATGAGCAGCGTCGCATCGCGATAGACATCTGCGTTGCCCAGATACTGCTTTCCGATGACGTCGTTGAATTTGTGCATGCACCAGTCGAAGAGCCTGGCGCCTTTCGGGGCCATGCCCGGATTGCCCGGCATGTATTCCTGCGTGTAGACGCGCTCGTACCCGGCCTTCTCCCAGATCACGTCGTCCTGGAACTTCTCCCAGAGCCAGGGGAAGTCGTCGACTTCCTCAAAGCGGCCGATGTGCAATCGACGCCGCCGCATGTCCTCGGGTGCGTGCTTCAGAAAATCGATGAACTCCGACTTGCCGCACGCCGGCCGCCCAATCACCAGCAGATGTTTGAAGATGTCGCTCATGCTGCCTCGCCCGAATCAGACGCCGCCGGATCCGCTTCGGCGTGAGAAAACCACTCCCGGAGTGATTTCCGGATCCCGCTGAACAACAAATCACTCCGGGGGTGATTCTCTGCGCACCCCGCGGATTATGTCATAGGGATTCGGGATTCGGGATTCGGGATTTGGGATTCGGTGCCGAGAGAGCGAAGCCTGCGTAACTAGCGCTCGCCTGGGATCGCCGGGCTCCAGCCCGGCCGTCGGCCGGCGGAGGGTATACAATCCGCCGCATGAAGCGTCTTCGTGTCGTCGTCTGGATGGCCATCATCGCCAGCCTCACCTGCGTCGTTGCCCTGTCCGGAAAGGTGATTCGCCAGGTTTCGCCCACTGAGGAATCGCCGGCGCGGCCGTCTCCGCAGCAGCTCGCCTGGCACGATGACGAACTTGGGATGTTCATTCACATCGCGCCGCAAACGTGGCAGGATTCGGAATCCGATAACCTCGCGACGCCACTCGCCGCCATCAACCCCGAGAAACTTGATACCGACAGCTGGGTCCGTGTCGCCGAATCGATGGGGGCGAAGTACATCGTCTTTGTGGCGAAACACGAGGGCGGCTTCTGCTGGTGGCAGACCGAGACGACGGATTTCGGCGTGCGCCACACACCATGGCGTGGCGGAAAGGGCGATGTGCTGGCGGATCTGGCGGCCTCGTGCCGCTCACGCGGGATGAAGCTCGGCATCTACCTGTCGCCGCAGGACAGGAAACACGGCGTCGCCGTCGGCGGCCGCGCCAAAGATCCGTCGCAGCAATCGGCCTACGACGCGCTCTTTCGCACGCAACTGGTCGAGGTCCTGTCGAAGTACGGCGAGATGGCCGAGGTGTGGTTCGACGGCAATCTGATCTTCGACGTGGGCGACATCCTGGCGAAGCACGCGCCGAATGCTGTGGTGTTCCAGGGGCCGCAAGCCTCAATCCGCTGGGTGGGCAACGAGGACGGGATCGCGCCGGACCCGGCATGGAACGCCGTGAACGACCCGAGCCCTGGCGTGAAATGGGGCGACTACACGGCCGCGCAGAGCATGTTCGGCGGCAACCGGTGGCTGCCGATCGAGTGCGACGCGCGCATCCGTGCCACATGGTTCTGGCGAACCGATAACGCCCGGACGCTGAAAAGCGTCGACCAGTTGATGGACATGTACTACAGGAGCGTCGGCCACGGAGCCGTCCTGCTGCTCAACCTCACGCCCGACCGGACGGGCCTGATGCCCGAAGCCGACGCGCAGCGCGCCGCGGAATTCGGCGAGACGATCCGGCGCCGGCTGGGCACACCCGTCGGGGAAACGCGCGGCGCGGGCACCGCATTGACACTCACGCTCAAGGCGCCCACGCCCATCGACCACGTGGTCATGATGGAGAATCTCGCCGGCGGTGAGCGCGTGCGCGAGTACGTGGTCGAAGGCCAGGTGCGAGGAGCGTGGCAGCGCATCTCGTCAGGAACCGCCATCGGCCACAAGAAGATCGATCGGATCGCGCCAACCGTCGTCGACGCGGTGCGTCTCCGAATCATGCGCAGCGCCGGCACGCCGGATATTCGACGGTTCGCAGCCTTTGGCGACCCAAAGAGTCCGGAGTGATCCGGATCCTGATTGCCGGGTCTGAAGCCCCGGCCTCCAGCGCTAAGCCCCCGTCGTCCGCCCGTTCGGCAAACACTCCCGATGCCGTCTTGGGAGTAAGGAGGCCAAGATGACCGACTGGATCTGGAATGCGTGGCTCTGGCAATGGCTCGGGTTCGTGCTGATTGGCGGCGGACTCATCGCTGGCGGGTTGGCCATTGCCGATCACAGGCGCCAGGGGCGCGTCCGGACCGAGCTTGGCATCCCGAGCCATCTGCCCGCAAACCCCCAGATCAACATGGCCAAGATTCCGGTCGGCGGGGATATCGGCGGTCTCGTGGTGGTTGTCGGGATTTTTCTCGCCTGCCTGCCGGTGATGTGGGGTTGGTTCCTCGCCGTCGGCGTCGGGGCCGTGCTCGTCGCCGTCTCGCTGTTCATCTGGCATCGCGTCCACCCGTGGTGAGCCCGCGGGCGGTCACCAGGTACACGGCGAAGCTCCCGAGCCAGTGCCCGCCTTCGTAGTGCTCGCCAGTGATGGCCTTCAGTCCCACCGTGCGGTGCCGCAGCGCCGCCGCCTGGAGAGACGCGCGACGAGCATCGGATGGCGCCAGGCCCGTGATGATGCCATCGAGCATCCACGCCCGACTGAGGTTTAAGCCATCCAGATGCGCCAGCTTCGGATCGCCGGGATCGGTCACAACGGCTGGCTCGAGCCATGTCGCCGATCCGTTCACGGGAATCACGGGCAGGAAGGCCTGCAGCCAGGCGCCGTAGCCTGATCGCGGCAACACGCGGCGCATCAGGTCGGCCTCCGCGAGGCAGGGCGACAGGAAGTCCTGGCCGGACGGCTCGTAGGCGAACGGGCAATTGCGGTCCTTCCCGTAATACGTCGCGATGCGCGAGGTCAGCAGATCGATCATCTGCTGATCCCTGGCGATGTGCGCCCAGTCGAGCATCAGCCCGAACGAGAAGGCTGTCTGGTCGTGCTCGCCGATCCGGATGGGCCGTGACAGCTTTGGCAGCCAGTCCTTGATGCGCGCGGCGGCGGCCTGCTCGAGAGGCTTCAGCGTGGCGGCCCACGCTCTCGCCTGCGGCGTGTCCCATTCGCGCAACTCGGCCGCCAGTTGCAGCAGCCACGCCAGGCCATAGGGACGTTCGAAGCTGGTCCGTCCCGCGCCATTGAGGTACTGCACCTCGCCCGCGATGTTGGCGGCAGTCAGACTGGTGGCGAGCGCCTGCCTCGCCGGCTCGGCAAAGGGCGCCGTGGGAAATGTGCGAGCCAACCGCGCCAGGAGCCAGTGCCCGTGCACGGACGAATGCCAGTCGTAGCACCCGTAGAAGACGGGTGTCAGCTGGTGGGGCGCCCGCACGTCGGCATCGCCGTTCAACACGTGCGCAATCTTATTGGGATATTCCTTGTGCACGCACGCGAGAGCGAGGTTGGCGAAACGCGCCGCCGACGCTGCCGTAAAGTCGCCGCGAGCGGCCGACCGCTGGGCCGCCACGGATGCGGCCGTCACGTCGCCGCGGGCTGCCGATCGCTGGGCCGCTACCGACGCGGTCGACACCGTTGCCGTGATCGCCAGCGCACATCCCAGCACGACCCACACCACATACCGCTTCGAGATCATGGTACTTGCCTCCACGTGTCGAGCAGGAGTCCCGGATGGGACACTATCGCAGTTTGACGGTCGCAATCGACACCAGCGCGAGAATCAGCGACACAATCCACAATCTGATCACGACCTTGGTCTCGGCCAGCCCGGTGTGCTGCATCTGATGGTGCAGCGGTGCCCGGTAGAACAGCCGTCGGCCGAGCCACTTGATGCCGACCTTGTCCTGGACCTGCGAGGTGACGGCTTCGGCAATGAACAGGCCGCCCAGGATCAGGAAGAGCGCTTCCTGTTTGACGACGACCGAGAGCGTGGCCAGGCAGCCGCCAATGGCGAGCGAGCCAGCGTCACCCATGAAGATCTGCGCGGGATAGGCGTTGTACCAGAGGAACCCGATCCCGGCGCCGGCAAAGGCGGCGCACACCACGATCAACTCGCCGGCGCCAGGCAGGTGCGGGAAAAACAGGTAGTGGGCCCAGACCGCGCTGCCCATGACGTAGGCAAACACGCCCAGGGTCGACACCGCCAGCACCGACGGCACGATCGCCAGACCGTCGAGCCCATCGGTGATGTTGACGGCGTTGCCGACTAGCACGACGAACAAGAACGCGATGGGCAGGTAGACCCACAGCGAGTTGAAGAGCGCCGCTTTCACAAACGGCACGTAAAACGCCCCGGCCTCCTTCGCGGGCAGCGGCGACCACGGGCTGGCCAGGAACACGACGAACAACCCGGCGAACGCGCCCTGCAGCAGCAGTTTCCGCCCCTCGCTCATGCCGCGATTGCCTGACCTGGCCCGCCATTTCGCCACGTCATCGCTCAAGCCGATGAGCGCGAACCACACCATGCCGACCAGTACGCTCCACACGTAGCGGTCCGTCGGATCGCACCAGGTTAGAGATGCGGCCAGCACACTGCCGACCATGACGGCGCCGCCCATCACCGGAGTGCCCGCCTTGTCGAAAGACGACGGCACGCCCGTCTCGCGCACCTGGTCAACGAGCCCCCGTCGGTGGAGGTACCAGATGAATCGCGGCATGAGCGCGAGCACCAGCAGAAAGGCCGTCATCGACGCCGCGATGGCGCGCACTGACAAGTAGTCGAGCAGCCTGAGAATGGACCAGGCGCGGTAGCCGCCTTCGAGCAGATGTCCGAGCAGGTGAATCATGTGCCCGAACTCCTTTGTCGTGCGATGGCGTCGAGGACGCCCGCGTAGGAACTGCGAATGGTGAATTCCGGCCGGAAGTCCGTGGCGGTCAGCACGAATCCTCGAAGCTGCCGTTCAAGCTCGGCGAGATCGCCCGCGCGTCCGCGTTCGACCAATGACAGCAAGCCCCGCAGGCCGGCAGCCCGTACCACCCAGTACCGGTAGTTCTGCAATTCAATCAGCGCCGGCAGCGCGTCGTCCTGCCCGCCGATCGTGCCGAGGGCTTCGGCAGAGGTTGCGACCACCTCGATCCACGAATCCCGCAACAAGCCGATGAGCGACGCGGTCAGCCGACGCCGCGCCTCGTCGCCAAACGACCGATCAAGTGCGGCCGCGGTTCGCGCGGCCTCGCTCCGGACTTCGTAGTACGGATCGGTGAATGAGGCCACCAGGATCTCTTCGACCGCTGGCGTCACAACCCCGAGGCGCGCAATGCAGGTGAGCGCGTTGCGGCGGATGAAGCCCACCTGTTCAAAATCGCCGCCGAACATCCGCTTGTACCAGGAGGCGGGACGGCGGTCCTGGAGCAGGGCGACGACCAACGGGAGCTTGTCGCGCGCCTGCAAGAGGCCGACGAGCTTGACGCCCAGATTCCGGCTTTCCCACCGCGGACTGACAAGCAGCGTGGCGGCGCGGCTCGTGTAATAGGCCCGGTCATCGGCTGGCGGTATTTCGCGCTCTATCCGGTAGTCGTGCTTTCTGGCGCCCAGGGCGCGCTCGAGTTTGCTGAGAAGCGCCGCGTTGGACAGCAGGCTGGCGCCAGACTCACGCGGCGCGTCCGCCGGCCTGCCCACCAGTGTCGCGTCGATCGTCTCACCGGCCACAACACGTCGAATGAGGTCGAGGGCATCCTGCTGCACGAATCGCCGCACCGCGCCCGCCATCTGGCGCAGGCGCGCCGGCTCGACCACGTCGAGAATCGTGGCGGCGAGCAGACCGCCATCCAACTCCTCAACCAGCGTGCCGTTGCGCTCGCGGGTCTCCTCGTAGAGCACGACTGCCCCGCCCGTCCTGGCGAGCGCCCTCGCGTTCATCACCTGGTGTTCGCCGGGCAGGTTTGCTTTCGGCACGACGATCGCCGGCAGCCCGAGCGACGCGATCTCGTTCAGCGTGCCCGCTCCCGCACGCACGACCACCAGATCCGACAGCGCGTACACCCGTTCGATCTCGTGAAAGAACGGTCGCGACACGTAGAACGACTCGATCTGGCGACGTTGTTCGTCGGTGTACCGGGCGCGCAGCCGCTCGGTCGTCGCCTGGCCCGCGTCGTAGCCGCTGCCGGATTTTCTCAGGCCGGTACCATGGATGATGAAGAGCCTGTCACGGTGCGACAGCAGCGATCCGAGGGCATCGACGACGGCCTGATTAATGGTGCGCGCGCCTTGCGAACCGCCAAACGCGAACACGACCGTGCGGCCGGCAGGCACCGCGAAGTCCAGCGACTGGCGGACCGCGTCGCGCTCGATCGCCTGGATGCGCCGCCTGAGCGGGTAACCGGCCACGATGCCGTTGGCGGGAAACGCCGCAAGCGTTTCGGGAAACGACACAAAGACCCGATCCGCGAGGCGGCCCACGAGCAGATTCAGCCTTCCCGGCGTGGCATTCTGCTCGTGCACGTACACCTTCGCATCGCAGAGGCCCGCCCGCTTCAGCAGCGACGCGGCGAACATCACGGGCGCCGACGCAAATCCGCCCGTGCCGACGATCACGTCGGGCCGAAAACCCCGAACGAGGAAAAGTGCCTTGAGGGTTCCGAGGGTGAGGTTGGCCAGGAAACGGAGCCACTGCGGCGACGGGCGAGCCCCCGGATAGGCCGACGCCCGGACGTAGCGAATCGGGATGCCTTCGCGTGGGACGACGTCGGACTCGGCGCGGCCCCGCACGCCGACATAGAGATACGCCGTGCGCTCATCGCCGAGCGCCCGTCCGATCGCCAGTGCCGGGTTCACGTGCCCGGCGGTGCCGCCCCCGGTCAGGAGGATGCGCGAAAAGGCCGTCATCGCGTGCGGCTCAAGGGTATCACGCGGCGACGCTACTTGCGCCGCAGCACGCGGGAAGGTATGGGCTCTTTCTGGATGCCGGGTCCGCTCCAGGACACGCCTAGTTCGAACCCGCCCGATTGCTCGAACATCGCGACCCGAAGCGGGTGGAGCCCCTTGTCGAGCGCCACAGCATTCGAGCGTTCCCGGGAGCTGTGAAGACCGTCGTTATCGACGACCAGCACATCATCCAGCCAGAGCCGGCTTCCGTCATCCGATCTGACGTAAAAGTGGTACACGC contains:
- a CDS encoding DUF2891 domain-containing protein, translating into MISKRYVVWVVLGCALAITATVSTASVAAQRSAARGDVTAASVAAQRSAARGDFTAASAARFANLALACVHKEYPNKIAHVLNGDADVRAPHQLTPVFYGCYDWHSSVHGHWLLARLARTFPTAPFAEPARQALATSLTAANIAGEVQYLNGAGRTSFERPYGLAWLLQLAAELREWDTPQARAWAATLKPLEQAAAARIKDWLPKLSRPIRIGEHDQTAFSFGLMLDWAHIARDQQMIDLLTSRIATYYGKDRNCPFAYEPSGQDFLSPCLAEADLMRRVLPRSGYGAWLQAFLPVIPVNGSATWLEPAVVTDPGDPKLAHLDGLNLSRAWMLDGIITGLAPSDARRASLQAAALRHRTVGLKAITGEHYEGGHWLGSFAVYLVTARGLTTGGRDAR
- a CDS encoding alpha-L-fucosidase, with amino-acid sequence MKRLRVVVWMAIIASLTCVVALSGKVIRQVSPTEESPARPSPQQLAWHDDELGMFIHIAPQTWQDSESDNLATPLAAINPEKLDTDSWVRVAESMGAKYIVFVAKHEGGFCWWQTETTDFGVRHTPWRGGKGDVLADLAASCRSRGMKLGIYLSPQDRKHGVAVGGRAKDPSQQSAYDALFRTQLVEVLSKYGEMAEVWFDGNLIFDVGDILAKHAPNAVVFQGPQASIRWVGNEDGIAPDPAWNAVNDPSPGVKWGDYTAAQSMFGGNRWLPIECDARIRATWFWRTDNARTLKSVDQLMDMYYRSVGHGAVLLLNLTPDRTGLMPEADAQRAAEFGETIRRRLGTPVGETRGAGTALTLTLKAPTPIDHVVMMENLAGGERVREYVVEGQVRGAWQRISSGTAIGHKKIDRIAPTVVDAVRLRIMRSAGTPDIRRFAAFGDPKSPE
- the mraY gene encoding phospho-N-acetylmuramoyl-pentapeptide-transferase, whose protein sequence is MIHLLGHLLEGGYRAWSILRLLDYLSVRAIAASMTAFLLVLALMPRFIWYLHRRGLVDQVRETGVPSSFDKAGTPVMGGAVMVGSVLAASLTWCDPTDRYVWSVLVGMVWFALIGLSDDVAKWRARSGNRGMSEGRKLLLQGAFAGLFVVFLASPWSPLPAKEAGAFYVPFVKAALFNSLWVYLPIAFLFVVLVGNAVNITDGLDGLAIVPSVLAVSTLGVFAYVMGSAVWAHYLFFPHLPGAGELIVVCAAFAGAGIGFLWYNAYPAQIFMGDAGSLAIGGCLATLSVVVKQEALFLILGGLFIAEAVTSQVQDKVGIKWLGRRLFYRAPLHHQMQHTGLAETKVVIRLWIVSLILALVSIATVKLR
- a CDS encoding glycosyltransferase, with the translated sequence MTAFSRILLTGGGTAGHVNPALAIGRALGDERTAYLYVGVRGRAESDVVPREGIPIRYVRASAYPGARPSPQWLRFLANLTLGTLKALFLVRGFRPDVIVGTGGFASAPVMFAASLLKRAGLCDAKVYVHEQNATPGRLNLLVGRLADRVFVSFPETLAAFPANGIVAGYPLRRRIQAIERDAVRQSLDFAVPAGRTVVFAFGGSQGARTINQAVVDALGSLLSHRDRLFIIHGTGLRKSGSGYDAGQATTERLRARYTDEQRRQIESFYVSRPFFHEIERVYALSDLVVVRAGAGTLNEIASLGLPAIVVPKANLPGEHQVMNARALARTGGAVVLYEETRERNGTLVEELDGGLLAATILDVVEPARLRQMAGAVRRFVQQDALDLIRRVVAGETIDATLVGRPADAPRESGASLLSNAALLSKLERALGARKHDYRIEREIPPADDRAYYTSRAATLLVSPRWESRNLGVKLVGLLQARDKLPLVVALLQDRRPASWYKRMFGGDFEQVGFIRRNALTCIARLGVVTPAVEEILVASFTDPYYEVRSEAARTAAALDRSFGDEARRRLTASLIGLLRDSWIEVVATSAEALGTIGGQDDALPALIELQNYRYWVVRAAGLRGLLSLVERGRAGDLAELERQLRGFVLTATDFRPEFTIRSSYAGVLDAIARQRSSGT